CAAGGTCATATTTTTTTAAGATTGGCCCTTGAACAGTATCTACATGTTGCACACGAATCATCGGAATTAGCGTTCTTTTGATTATAAAAACTCCCTGCTTTAGTTCTATCTCTTGCTCTCTCACTTCATAACGCCAACGTTCCAAACGGATTTTAGGGATTAGATATATAAAAACTACGGCATATCCCAATACCGCTATGACAGCTATTAGAACTAACCACATTGACCAATCTAAGAACAAGGTAACAGCTGAAAACACCACCGCTCCAGCAGCTACTGCTAAGGAATGGA
This genomic stretch from Bacillus spongiae harbors:
- a CDS encoding PH domain-containing protein codes for the protein MEIQEPNKRISMKALTVWRFYGLFHSLAVAAGAVVFSAVTLFLDWSMWLVLIAVIAVLGYAVVFIYLIPKIRLERWRYEVREQEIELKQGVFIIKRTLIPMIRVQHVDTVQGPILKKYDLATITISTAATLHEIPALEMLEADQLRHSISMLARVAEDDI